A window of the Phycicoccus sp. M110.8 genome harbors these coding sequences:
- a CDS encoding L,D-transpeptidase family protein, whose amino-acid sequence MPRTDRPESGGESRSVRFTRRLRRRRRQQHLALALTTLVGVGAVLADRHDGGGREAAVSAPGHGPASPSPAGGARAGHDGAGDSEAASAIPSPTPSTGAVTPPAAAAAELPLSAAMARQVPAGTRQVVLVAGAGADSSTARVTLYEAGSTGWTRVASWPGHVGRSGWSERHVEGDLRTPVGVYRLSDAGGRLAAPSARLPYHRSSLFRAPESGPGFGDSAADAFDHVIAIDYNRVAGRSPLDRERPLGEGRGGGIWLHLDHNGPTHGCVSVPKAGLQLLLRRLDPGLHPVVVMGPRAVVAG is encoded by the coding sequence ATGCCGCGCACGGACCGTCCGGAGTCCGGCGGCGAGAGCCGCAGCGTGCGGTTCACGCGACGCCTGCGGCGACGACGGCGCCAGCAGCACCTCGCGCTCGCCCTCACCACCCTCGTGGGGGTGGGTGCCGTGCTGGCGGACCGGCACGACGGCGGCGGCCGGGAGGCTGCGGTGTCCGCGCCGGGGCACGGACCGGCTTCCCCCTCCCCCGCCGGCGGCGCACGAGCCGGCCACGACGGCGCGGGCGACTCCGAGGCGGCCTCTGCCATACCGTCCCCCACCCCGTCGACGGGGGCGGTCACGCCACCGGCCGCCGCGGCCGCGGAACTCCCGCTCTCGGCGGCGATGGCGCGACAGGTCCCGGCGGGCACCCGTCAGGTCGTCCTGGTGGCCGGGGCCGGCGCCGACAGCAGCACGGCCCGGGTGACGTTGTACGAGGCCGGCAGCACCGGGTGGACGCGGGTGGCCTCCTGGCCCGGGCACGTGGGCCGGTCGGGCTGGTCCGAGCGGCACGTCGAGGGCGACCTGCGTACTCCCGTCGGGGTGTACCGCCTCAGTGACGCCGGGGGCCGCCTCGCCGCCCCGTCCGCCAGGCTGCCCTATCACCGCTCCAGCCTGTTCCGCGCTCCCGAGTCGGGTCCGGGCTTCGGCGACTCCGCCGCGGACGCGTTCGACCACGTCATCGCGATCGACTACAACCGGGTGGCCGGGCGCTCACCGCTGGACCGCGAGCGCCCCCTCGGCGAGGGACGCGGCGGCGGCATCTGGCTGCACCTGGACCACAACGGACCGACCCACGGCTGCGTCTCGGTGCCGAAGGCGGGGTTGCAGCTGCTCCTGCGCCGTCTCGACCCCGGCCTGCACCCCGTCGTGGTGATGGGACCCCGGGCCGTGGTCGCCGGCTGA
- a CDS encoding ATP/GTP-binding protein yields the protein MDYAPSNRNSASTKIVVAGGFGVGKTTFVGAVSEIDPLRTEALVTQESEGQDDISKVQSKHTTTVAMDFGRITLAENLVLYLFGTPGQRRFWFMWDDLVKGAIGAVVLVDTRRLDDSFAAVDYFEAKGLPFIVALNQFDGAGEFGPDEIREALAIPSHIPVITVDARDRESAKQALVRITEFALTQLTGVAATA from the coding sequence GTGGACTACGCGCCCTCTAACCGCAACAGCGCCTCGACGAAGATCGTCGTGGCCGGCGGGTTCGGCGTCGGCAAGACGACCTTCGTGGGGGCCGTCTCCGAGATCGACCCGCTGCGCACCGAGGCCCTGGTCACCCAGGAGTCCGAGGGGCAGGACGACATCTCCAAGGTGCAGTCGAAGCACACCACCACCGTGGCGATGGACTTCGGCCGCATCACCCTCGCGGAGAACCTCGTCCTCTACCTGTTCGGCACTCCCGGCCAGCGCCGCTTCTGGTTCATGTGGGACGACCTGGTCAAGGGCGCGATCGGCGCCGTGGTCCTGGTCGACACCCGCCGGCTCGACGACAGCTTCGCCGCCGTCGACTACTTCGAGGCCAAGGGCCTGCCGTTCATCGTCGCGCTGAACCAGTTCGACGGTGCCGGCGAGTTCGGCCCGGACGAGATCCGCGAGGCCCTCGCGATCCCGTCGCACATCCCGGTCATCACGGTCGACGCCCGCGACCGCGAGTCCGCCAAGCAGGCCCTCGTGCGGATCACCGAGTTCGCGCTGACCCAGCTCACCGGGGTCGCGGCCACCGCCTGA
- a CDS encoding roadblock/LC7 domain-containing protein produces the protein MAQPKGEYDWLVAKFATETPGVSHAILVSADGLPMASSEQLPPERAEQMAAVASGMASLASGAARLFQGGTVLQSVIEMELGYLLLMSVGDGSHLAALTGTDSDIGQVGYEMAVLVDRVGQMIDAAARTPMSG, from the coding sequence ATGGCCCAGCCCAAGGGCGAGTACGACTGGCTCGTGGCCAAGTTCGCGACCGAGACCCCTGGCGTGTCGCACGCCATCCTGGTCTCGGCCGACGGGCTGCCCATGGCCTCCAGTGAGCAGCTCCCGCCGGAGCGAGCCGAGCAGATGGCCGCAGTGGCCTCCGGCATGGCGAGCCTCGCCTCGGGTGCGGCACGTCTCTTCCAGGGCGGCACCGTGCTCCAGTCCGTCATCGAGATGGAGCTCGGCTACCTGCTGCTCATGAGCGTCGGCGACGGTTCCCACCTCGCTGCGCTGACCGGTACGGACTCCGACATCGGTCAGGTCGGCTACGAGATGGCGGTCCTCGTCGACCGCGTCGGACAGATGATCGACGCGGCTGCCCGGACCCCGATGTCGGGGTAG
- a CDS encoding TIM-barrel domain-containing protein: protein MSARLAVAGDPVADPAAVVTGDRWRVTVLTPGLLRLEWSESGRFEDRASVFAVNRRLPVPEVEVRRHDGRLELTTECLHLDYDGQPFSPSGLLVTVVGPVDHPHTQQWRFGEPVDDLGGTARTLDDVDGAVPLGPGVVSRTGIAVLDDSTSFLLEDGRAVPRPEGSLDLYVFVRGHDYRAAVRDLYAVSGPIPMLPRWALGNWWSRYHPYSAQEYLDLLDTFDTEQVPLSVAVLDMDWHLVDVDPRFGTGWTGYTWNRKLFPDPPAFLAELHRRGLAVTLNVHPADGVRAFEDAYPDMARAMGIDPDTEQTVAFDPTDPRFMDAYFEVLHHPLEDEGVDFWWLDWQQGSFSRTAGVDPLWVLNLEHFNDSARRGRLPITFSRYAGPGSHRYPVGFSGDTHITWDSLAFQPYFTSTASNIGYGWWSHDIGGHWYGSRDDDLTVRWVQLGVFSPVMRLHSTLHPFIRKEPWTFPAQARDTIDAFLRLRHRLVPYLHTMNARAARDGAPLVEPMYWEDPQAPEAYAVPTQFRFGTELVVAPVTGPQQDVLGLGSTLAWLPEGEWTDLFTGAAYRGGRQVRLHRPLETLPVLLRAGGLLPLAGTADAAVGTGLPEHVEVVLAPGADGRFDLVEDDGSTEPRTAVTTITWDDEGGTLVVAGPSGDTDVLPARRSWSLLVLGCDAGARRDGEALPAEATGAGTRIELGVTTGDGLTVQVADLRQFGWDRTVEQVRAVLDRARIEYNTKRAAFELVQAAEGAAQAAAGLRGLELDREVEGAVLELLLARW, encoded by the coding sequence GTGAGCGCACGACTGGCCGTGGCCGGCGACCCCGTGGCGGACCCGGCGGCGGTGGTCACGGGCGACCGGTGGCGGGTGACCGTCCTGACACCCGGCCTGCTGCGGCTGGAGTGGTCGGAGTCCGGCCGGTTCGAGGACCGCGCCAGCGTGTTCGCCGTCAACCGGCGCCTGCCCGTGCCCGAGGTCGAGGTCCGGCGCCACGACGGCCGGCTCGAGCTCACCACCGAGTGCCTGCACCTCGACTACGACGGGCAGCCCTTCAGCCCGAGCGGGCTGCTCGTGACGGTCGTCGGCCCGGTCGACCACCCCCACACCCAGCAGTGGCGGTTCGGGGAGCCGGTCGACGACCTCGGCGGTACCGCGCGCACGCTCGACGACGTCGACGGTGCCGTGCCGCTCGGGCCCGGCGTGGTCTCCCGCACCGGCATCGCCGTGCTCGACGACTCGACGTCGTTCCTCCTCGAGGACGGTCGCGCGGTGCCGCGCCCGGAGGGCTCGCTCGACCTGTACGTCTTCGTCCGTGGCCACGACTACCGCGCCGCCGTGCGCGACCTGTACGCCGTGTCCGGCCCGATACCGATGCTGCCGCGGTGGGCGCTGGGCAACTGGTGGTCGCGCTACCACCCCTACTCGGCGCAGGAGTACCTCGACCTGCTCGACACCTTCGACACCGAGCAGGTGCCGCTCTCGGTGGCGGTCCTCGACATGGACTGGCACCTCGTCGACGTCGACCCGAGGTTCGGCACCGGCTGGACCGGCTACACCTGGAACCGCAAGCTCTTCCCGGACCCACCGGCATTCCTCGCCGAGCTCCACCGTCGCGGCCTGGCGGTGACCCTCAACGTGCACCCGGCCGACGGCGTGCGGGCCTTCGAGGACGCCTACCCGGACATGGCGCGGGCGATGGGGATCGACCCCGACACGGAGCAGACCGTCGCGTTCGACCCGACCGACCCCCGCTTCATGGACGCCTACTTCGAGGTGCTGCACCACCCGCTCGAGGACGAGGGCGTCGACTTCTGGTGGCTGGACTGGCAGCAGGGCTCGTTCAGCCGCACCGCCGGGGTTGACCCGCTGTGGGTGCTCAACCTCGAGCACTTCAACGACTCGGCCCGCCGCGGCCGGCTGCCGATCACGTTCTCCCGGTACGCCGGCCCCGGCAGCCACCGCTACCCGGTCGGCTTCTCCGGCGACACGCACATCACGTGGGACTCCCTCGCCTTCCAGCCGTACTTCACCAGCACCGCCTCGAACATCGGCTACGGCTGGTGGAGCCACGACATCGGCGGCCACTGGTACGGCAGCCGCGACGACGACCTCACCGTGCGGTGGGTGCAGCTCGGCGTCTTCTCCCCGGTCATGCGGCTGCACTCGACGCTGCACCCCTTCATCCGCAAGGAGCCCTGGACCTTCCCGGCGCAGGCGCGCGACACCATCGACGCGTTCCTGCGGTTGCGGCACCGGCTCGTGCCCTACCTGCACACCATGAACGCGCGGGCCGCCCGCGACGGCGCGCCGCTCGTCGAGCCGATGTACTGGGAGGACCCGCAGGCCCCCGAGGCGTATGCCGTGCCCACCCAGTTCCGCTTCGGCACCGAGCTCGTCGTGGCGCCGGTGACGGGCCCGCAGCAGGACGTCCTCGGGCTGGGTAGCACCCTCGCGTGGCTGCCCGAGGGGGAGTGGACCGACCTGTTCACGGGAGCCGCCTACCGCGGCGGACGCCAGGTCCGGCTGCACCGCCCGCTCGAGACCCTGCCGGTGCTGCTGCGCGCCGGTGGGCTGCTGCCCCTCGCCGGCACCGCCGACGCGGCGGTCGGCACGGGGCTGCCCGAGCACGTGGAGGTCGTCCTGGCCCCCGGCGCGGACGGTCGCTTCGACCTCGTGGAGGACGACGGCAGCACCGAGCCCCGGACCGCCGTCACGACGATCACCTGGGACGACGAGGGCGGCACCCTCGTCGTCGCGGGCCCGTCCGGCGACACCGACGTTCTGCCGGCCCGGCGCAGCTGGAGCCTGCTGGTCCTCGGGTGCGACGCCGGTGCGAGGCGCGACGGGGAGGCACTGCCGGCCGAGGCGACCGGGGCCGGCACGCGCATCGAGCTCGGCGTGACGACCGGTGACGGCCTCACGGTGCAGGTCGCGGACCTGCGGCAGTTCGGGTGGGACCGCACGGTGGAGCAGGTCCGCGCCGTCCTGGACCGCGCCCGGATCGAGTACAACACCAAGCGCGCGGCGTTCGAGCTCGTGCAGGCGGCCGAGGGAGCGGCGCAGGCGGCCGCCGGGCTGCGCGGCCTCGAGCTCGACCGCGAGGTCGAGGGCGCCGTGCTGGAGCTGCTGCTCGCCCGCTGGTGA
- a CDS encoding ATP-binding protein encodes MSRLKSAAGRVSPGWSFGHWPLRRKLAAALALPVILAFVFGGLRVKTDFDAARSLTRAADTVLVLRPIVDYNLAVQHLAAADAIGGGGEIAAITKYESAAANLRIAIKSPSVPEAVKEQAESALALGASVRSAKTQQSFSGVIIDKSGSTATLLSSAVSNLGLADDSGSAKIVANLQDAISAQRAMTAQQLNLANSDDASSKLRALGSVGAETAALTRLVSNAPADEGTAVRQLLNENGRRYYALQQDSLDKAAVAQLGTVIERSNSGYSDLADAQLTNLETTLRDRAASHQRDALVNAGLIGIALLAALVIVIGLLRSLLTPIRAVRSGALDIANKRLPAAVAAMRDGEEPPAFEPIPVTTREEMGQLARAVDDLHSQALALAGEQARLRVQVGHMFETLSRRSTSLIDQQLTLIERLESDEEDPKRLQSLFRLDHLAARMRRNSDSLLVLAGTSTRRGVSGAIAVSDAVRAAVSEVENYERIDIGDTSNDKVLGAVGSDLIHLVAEVVDNALAYSPPTTRVAIRGARTPEGGLLIEVSDHGLGMPPKELAALNDRLANGGDITADTARRMGLFVVGSLAKRHGIAVRLRRNGEDKMGITVSVHLPAGLLADSSTLERQPRPVAKAAPSPAPVEAAPAAPVQPAVGGTTKSGLPTRVRGASGAPSLPGPSPVPGAAKKVLPTRTPGAHGPNASTALPAPVKPVIEGAEPPADKAAANGSAANGSAANGSAAHGAETNGAQPNGSAVNGHAAVDGSGGNGADANGRAAGDTAEGESTPQAAPVDGAEAQQAPAADATPEQPAQEAPKLSPSGLPVRRSGATGITAFREFEDAPSVAPEGEQDSPATPSAAPSAAKGSRLMSWLPGRAKAQAEAARLEAEANEPRQMPSNLSAWLDHRAKLVEAAQAREAATSEDTVEDGADTGAATGGAPEAAAMPEAPAAAVEGPETTDMTVPEEWVAEALADEQVAELVTPEAVDPTPEPHAGDHEPVARQDDTAVKEAEEPVAEAGVVEAAPEAPSTDTTEALPTRVPGATGSAATDQAQPESDESAGPRTRRPAVRAHSSSFFGARRRGPAEAAAKDAPAPEATPVAQVEQPQAEVVQPEPEPSEPEFVEPVAEVAQPEPEFVEPVAEAVEAEPAPVEEQQAQPVAQDASSDEEPAAAGPLNDTPIFRAMMSNWLTDGSAQPTADNWSPTEADQAWSAAARIEEQQPVQESSAGLPMRRPGSNLIPGAMDAAAPASAPETPTVAPTGSRRDPETIRRNLNRHKNGVSAARTEAQDGTHREEADVHH; translated from the coding sequence GTGTCCAGACTGAAGTCGGCGGCCGGCCGTGTCTCCCCCGGCTGGTCGTTCGGTCACTGGCCGCTGCGGCGCAAGCTCGCCGCTGCGCTGGCACTGCCCGTGATCCTCGCCTTCGTCTTCGGTGGCCTGCGGGTCAAGACCGACTTCGACGCCGCCCGCTCGCTCACCCGAGCCGCCGACACGGTCCTGGTCCTGCGACCCATCGTGGACTACAACCTCGCGGTCCAGCACCTCGCCGCCGCCGACGCGATCGGCGGTGGCGGTGAGATCGCCGCCATCACCAAGTACGAGTCGGCCGCGGCGAACCTGCGCATCGCCATCAAGTCGCCCAGCGTCCCCGAGGCCGTGAAGGAGCAGGCCGAGTCCGCCCTGGCCCTCGGTGCCTCCGTGCGGTCGGCCAAGACCCAGCAGAGCTTCTCGGGCGTCATCATCGACAAGTCGGGCAGCACCGCGACCCTGCTCTCCAGCGCCGTGAGCAACCTCGGGCTCGCCGACGACTCCGGCTCCGCCAAGATCGTCGCCAACCTGCAGGACGCGATCTCGGCCCAGCGCGCCATGACCGCCCAGCAGCTCAACCTGGCGAACTCCGACGACGCCAGCTCCAAGCTGCGCGCGCTCGGCTCGGTCGGCGCCGAGACCGCGGCCCTCACCCGGCTCGTCTCCAACGCGCCGGCGGACGAGGGCACGGCAGTCCGCCAGCTCCTCAACGAGAACGGCCGTCGCTACTACGCGCTGCAGCAGGACTCCCTCGACAAGGCCGCGGTCGCCCAGCTCGGTACCGTCATCGAGCGGAGCAACAGCGGGTACTCCGACCTCGCGGACGCCCAGCTCACCAACCTCGAGACCACGCTGCGTGACCGGGCTGCGAGCCACCAGCGGGACGCGCTCGTCAACGCCGGCCTCATCGGGATCGCCCTGCTGGCCGCCCTCGTCATCGTCATCGGCCTGCTCCGCTCGCTGCTGACGCCCATCCGCGCCGTCCGTTCGGGCGCCCTCGACATCGCCAACAAGCGCCTGCCCGCGGCGGTCGCCGCCATGCGCGACGGCGAGGAGCCCCCGGCATTCGAGCCGATCCCCGTCACCACCCGCGAGGAGATGGGCCAGCTGGCCCGCGCGGTCGACGACCTGCACAGCCAGGCCCTCGCGCTCGCCGGTGAGCAGGCCCGCCTGCGGGTGCAGGTCGGGCACATGTTCGAGACGCTCTCGCGCCGCAGCACCTCGCTCATCGACCAGCAGCTCACCCTCATCGAGCGCCTCGAGAGCGACGAGGAGGACCCCAAGCGCCTCCAGAGCCTGTTCCGCCTCGACCACCTCGCGGCCCGCATGCGCCGCAACTCCGACTCCCTGCTCGTGCTCGCAGGCACGTCGACCCGTCGTGGCGTCTCGGGTGCCATCGCGGTCTCCGACGCCGTCCGCGCGGCCGTGTCCGAGGTCGAGAACTACGAGCGCATCGACATCGGCGACACCTCCAACGACAAGGTCCTCGGCGCCGTCGGCTCCGACCTCATCCACCTCGTGGCCGAGGTCGTCGACAACGCCCTGGCCTACTCCCCGCCCACGACCCGTGTGGCGATCCGTGGTGCCCGCACGCCCGAGGGTGGCCTGCTCATCGAGGTGAGCGACCACGGCCTGGGTATGCCGCCCAAGGAGCTGGCGGCGCTCAACGACCGCCTCGCCAACGGTGGCGACATCACCGCCGACACCGCCCGCCGGATGGGCCTGTTCGTGGTCGGCAGCCTGGCCAAGCGCCACGGCATCGCCGTCCGCCTGCGCCGCAACGGCGAGGACAAGATGGGCATCACCGTCTCGGTCCACCTGCCCGCCGGACTGCTCGCGGACAGCTCGACCCTGGAGCGGCAGCCGCGTCCGGTCGCCAAGGCGGCGCCGAGCCCGGCGCCGGTCGAGGCCGCCCCGGCAGCCCCGGTCCAGCCCGCCGTCGGCGGCACCACCAAGTCCGGCCTGCCCACGCGGGTCCGCGGTGCGAGCGGTGCGCCGAGCCTCCCCGGCCCGAGCCCGGTGCCCGGCGCGGCGAAGAAGGTCCTGCCGACCCGCACCCCGGGTGCGCACGGGCCCAACGCGTCCACCGCCCTGCCCGCTCCGGTCAAGCCCGTCATCGAGGGTGCCGAGCCGCCGGCCGACAAGGCAGCGGCCAACGGCTCCGCCGCCAACGGTTCGGCCGCCAACGGTTCGGCGGCCCACGGTGCCGAGACCAACGGCGCGCAGCCGAACGGCTCCGCGGTCAACGGGCACGCCGCCGTCGACGGGTCGGGTGGCAACGGCGCCGACGCCAACGGCCGCGCCGCCGGCGACACCGCCGAGGGCGAGTCCACGCCGCAGGCCGCACCAGTCGACGGTGCCGAGGCCCAGCAGGCCCCGGCCGCCGACGCGACGCCCGAGCAGCCCGCCCAGGAGGCCCCCAAGCTCTCGCCGTCGGGCCTGCCGGTCCGTCGTTCGGGCGCCACCGGCATCACCGCCTTCCGCGAGTTCGAGGACGCGCCCTCCGTGGCGCCCGAGGGCGAGCAGGACTCCCCGGCCACGCCGTCGGCCGCCCCGAGCGCCGCCAAGGGCTCGCGCCTCATGAGCTGGCTCCCGGGCCGGGCGAAGGCCCAGGCCGAGGCCGCCCGGCTCGAGGCCGAGGCCAACGAGCCGCGCCAGATGCCGTCGAACCTGTCGGCCTGGCTCGACCACCGGGCCAAGCTCGTCGAGGCCGCGCAGGCCCGCGAGGCGGCCACCTCCGAGGACACCGTCGAGGACGGCGCCGACACCGGTGCAGCCACGGGCGGAGCCCCCGAGGCGGCGGCCATGCCCGAGGCGCCGGCTGCGGCCGTCGAGGGTCCGGAGACCACCGACATGACGGTGCCCGAGGAGTGGGTCGCCGAGGCCCTCGCCGACGAGCAGGTCGCCGAGCTCGTCACGCCCGAGGCCGTGGACCCGACCCCCGAGCCGCACGCCGGGGACCACGAGCCCGTCGCCCGCCAGGACGACACCGCGGTCAAGGAGGCCGAGGAGCCGGTGGCCGAGGCAGGCGTGGTCGAGGCCGCGCCGGAGGCACCGTCCACCGACACCACCGAGGCCCTGCCGACCCGCGTCCCCGGCGCGACCGGCTCGGCCGCCACCGACCAGGCGCAGCCGGAGTCGGACGAGTCCGCGGGCCCGCGGACCCGCCGCCCCGCGGTGCGGGCCCACTCCTCCTCGTTCTTCGGCGCCCGTCGCCGCGGTCCGGCGGAGGCTGCGGCCAAGGACGCTCCTGCCCCTGAGGCGACCCCGGTCGCGCAGGTGGAGCAGCCGCAGGCCGAGGTCGTCCAGCCCGAGCCGGAGCCCTCCGAGCCGGAGTTCGTCGAGCCGGTGGCCGAGGTGGCCCAGCCCGAGCCGGAGTTCGTCGAGCCGGTGGCCGAGGCCGTCGAGGCCGAGCCGGCGCCCGTCGAGGAGCAGCAGGCCCAGCCCGTGGCGCAGGACGCTTCCTCCGACGAGGAGCCTGCTGCCGCCGGGCCGCTCAACGACACCCCGATCTTCCGGGCGATGATGTCGAACTGGCTCACCGACGGCAGCGCCCAGCCCACCGCCGACAACTGGTCGCCGACCGAGGCCGACCAGGCCTGGTCCGCCGCCGCGCGCATCGAGGAGCAGCAGCCCGTGCAGGAGAGCTCGGCCGGCCTGCCCATGCGCAGGCCCGGCAGCAACCTCATCCCCGGTGCCATGGACGCCGCAGCGCCGGCGTCGGCGCCCGAGACGCCCACGGTCGCCCCGACCGGGTCACGCCGCGACCCGGAGACCATCCGCCGCAACCTGAACCGCCACAAGAACGGTGTGAGCGCCGCGCGCACCGAGGCACAAGACGGAACACACCGAGAGGAAGCCGATGTTCACCACTGA
- a CDS encoding Rho termination factor N-terminal domain-containing protein, whose protein sequence is MPARKDPGPSVKDKDVYEGVRRDGASKEKAARIANAAAGSSRKVVSRKGGAGQDYEDRTVAELRKRAAEVGIEGRSRMTKSQLVSALRNH, encoded by the coding sequence ATGCCCGCTCGCAAGGACCCCGGTCCCAGCGTCAAGGACAAGGACGTCTACGAGGGCGTCCGCAGGGACGGCGCCTCGAAGGAGAAGGCCGCGCGCATCGCCAACGCCGCGGCCGGCTCGTCCCGCAAGGTGGTCTCCCGCAAGGGCGGTGCGGGACAGGACTACGAGGACCGCACCGTCGCCGAGCTGCGCAAGCGGGCCGCGGAGGTCGGCATCGAGGGCCGCAGCCGGATGACGAAGTCGCAGCTGGTGTCGGCCCTGCGCAACCACTGA
- a CDS encoding DUF6328 family protein has translation MGHLDDADADDGRHETPTERLDRNWDELLQELRVAQTGVQILAGFLLTLPFQQRFTEVDRSNRVVYLVAFSLAIAATAFLVAPVSAHRLLFRRRAKASLVRFGDRCARAGLGCLALSVSSVTFLIFDVVVSAGAAVAAAVVAFGLFLTNWVALPLGFRRGHPVHDPRG, from the coding sequence ATGGGCCACCTGGACGACGCCGACGCCGACGACGGACGCCACGAGACGCCGACCGAGCGGCTGGACCGCAACTGGGACGAGCTGCTGCAGGAGCTGCGCGTCGCACAGACCGGCGTGCAGATCCTGGCCGGCTTCCTGCTGACCCTGCCGTTCCAGCAGAGGTTCACCGAGGTCGACCGGTCCAACCGCGTGGTCTACCTCGTGGCGTTCTCGCTGGCCATCGCGGCGACCGCCTTCCTCGTGGCGCCGGTCAGCGCCCACCGGCTGCTGTTCCGCCGCCGGGCCAAGGCGTCGCTGGTCCGGTTCGGCGACCGGTGCGCCCGGGCGGGACTGGGGTGCCTGGCCCTGAGCGTCAGCAGCGTGACGTTCCTGATCTTCGACGTCGTGGTCAGCGCCGGCGCGGCGGTGGCTGCGGCGGTCGTGGCCTTCGGCCTCTTCCTCACCAACTGGGTGGCACTGCCGCTGGGTTTCCGACGCGGTCACCCGGTGCACGACCCGCGCGGCTGA
- a CDS encoding DUF742 domain-containing protein, translated as MSAEEREESAGPRLVRPYALTHGRTEAKVDLPIEATLEVLPSAKSATWPEGDLSGRIVELCATNPSVAEVSAKLHIPLGVARVLLGDLITAGHLKTRATISENTTTDERRALIERTLSGLRAL; from the coding sequence ATGAGTGCCGAGGAGCGTGAGGAGAGCGCCGGACCCCGACTGGTCCGGCCCTACGCGCTGACGCACGGCCGCACCGAGGCCAAGGTCGACCTTCCGATCGAGGCGACCCTCGAGGTGCTGCCGTCCGCCAAGTCCGCGACCTGGCCGGAGGGTGACCTGTCCGGTCGCATCGTCGAGCTGTGCGCCACGAACCCGTCCGTGGCCGAGGTCTCGGCCAAGCTCCACATCCCGCTCGGCGTTGCGCGGGTCCTCCTGGGAGACCTGATCACCGCCGGCCACCTGAAGACCCGAGCCACCATCTCCGAGAACACGACGACGGACGAGCGCCGTGCCCTCATCGAAAGGACTCTCAGTGGACTACGCGCCCTCTAA